One genomic region from Nitrospinota bacterium encodes:
- a CDS encoding arsenate reductase (azurin) small subunit: protein MNSDQAQERPCMTRRQFLLASGSVTLTTVFLPSIPGLLGRAEAVPATLTKYPKKKVGKLSALKTDAPRYFNYPFKDMYSQNMLVKLGAPASGGVGADQDIVAFSTLCTHMGGPLAGRYKSQDKVLGPCPLHLTTFDLTRHGMVVAGHATESLPQVVLEVRGDTIYATGILGLVYGKRNNLDTGK, encoded by the coding sequence ATGAATTCAGACCAAGCGCAAGAGAGACCCTGTATGACCAGGCGGCAGTTTCTGCTGGCCAGTGGGAGCGTTACCCTTACAACCGTCTTTCTGCCCTCGATTCCCGGCCTCCTAGGTCGGGCAGAGGCGGTCCCGGCGACGCTGACAAAATATCCGAAGAAAAAGGTCGGGAAGCTCAGCGCCTTGAAGACGGATGCGCCCAGGTACTTCAATTATCCCTTTAAAGATATGTATTCGCAGAACATGCTCGTGAAATTGGGTGCCCCCGCATCGGGAGGCGTCGGGGCTGATCAAGATATCGTGGCCTTCAGCACCTTGTGCACCCACATGGGAGGACCCCTGGCCGGGAGATACAAGAGTCAAGATAAGGTCCTGGGGCCCTGCCCGCTCCACTTGACCACCTTTGACCTGACCCGGCACGGGATGGTCGTCGCCGGCCACGCCACCGAATCTCTGCCCCAGGTCGTCTTGGAGGTCCGGGGCGATACCATCTACGCCACGGGGATTCTGGGTCTGGTTTACGGCAAGCGCAATAACCTTGATACGGGAAAGTAG
- a CDS encoding cytochrome-c peroxidase translates to MRVRFWILIPVLLAIVLGLFLAPRPDIATGKEPFPSLGPLGPVPTPPDNPTTPAKVELGKLLFFDNRLSGDGSTPCLSCHVPQVGWGDGGDICHGYPGTKHWRNCQTIVNSAYYNKLFWAGSSKSLEAQAETAARGAVAGNGERDMMEARLLQIPEYVKRFKEVFGTRSPHLKDAWRAIAAFERTIVQRNTPFDRYIKGDKGAMSAKAVRGLALFSGKAGCVQCHNGSLLTDQKYYNLGVPENPTFQRDAQHQITFRFEQYAKGVTEDIYRTTKTDLGLYYRMKRKEDMGKFRTPSLRYLVYTAPYMHNGVFRTLEEVIKFYNKGGGEDIIHSLYGFSTKTNKIKPLNLTENEKGALKAFLESLSGEQIIVNPPKLPEYAVYK, encoded by the coding sequence ATGAGAGTGCGATTTTGGATACTCATCCCAGTGCTCCTGGCTATCGTTTTGGGTCTCTTCCTGGCGCCCCGGCCTGACATCGCCACGGGGAAAGAACCCTTCCCGTCTCTCGGGCCGTTGGGGCCGGTACCCACCCCCCCGGACAATCCCACGACGCCGGCCAAAGTGGAATTGGGAAAGCTGCTCTTCTTTGATAACCGCCTCTCCGGCGATGGCAGCACTCCTTGCCTAAGCTGCCACGTCCCTCAAGTGGGCTGGGGGGACGGAGGGGACATATGTCACGGCTATCCCGGGACGAAGCACTGGCGTAACTGCCAAACGATAGTCAATTCGGCGTATTACAATAAGCTGTTCTGGGCCGGCTCCTCCAAAAGCTTGGAGGCCCAGGCGGAGACGGCAGCAAGGGGAGCAGTGGCGGGCAACGGGGAGCGTGATATGATGGAAGCCCGCCTCCTTCAGATCCCGGAATATGTCAAGCGGTTCAAGGAGGTCTTTGGGACACGCAGCCCCCATCTCAAGGACGCCTGGCGCGCCATCGCCGCCTTCGAGCGGACCATCGTTCAGCGAAACACCCCCTTCGACCGCTACATAAAGGGCGACAAGGGGGCGATGTCGGCAAAGGCCGTAAGGGGACTTGCCCTGTTTTCGGGTAAAGCCGGGTGCGTCCAGTGCCACAACGGCTCCCTCCTAACCGACCAGAAATACTACAATTTAGGCGTGCCAGAGAATCCCACCTTTCAGAGGGACGCCCAGCACCAGATTACCTTCCGGTTTGAGCAATACGCCAAGGGGGTTACCGAAGATATCTATCGGACGACGAAAACCGACCTGGGTCTCTACTACCGGATGAAGCGCAAGGAGGATATGGGGAAGTTCCGGACTCCCTCCCTGCGGTATCTGGTCTACACCGCTCCTTATATGCATAACGGGGTCTTTAGGACCCTCGAAGAAGTTATCAAGTTCTACAACAAGGGCGGTGGAGAAGATATCATCCATAGCCTATACGGGTTCAGTACAAAGACCAATAAAATCAAGCCACTCAATCTTACTGAAAACGAAAAGGGGGCGCTAAAGGCGTTCCTCGAGAGCTTGAGCGGAGAGCAAATCATCGTGAACCCTCCAAAGCTTCCCGAATACGCGGTCTATAAGTGA
- a CDS encoding Rrf2 family transcriptional regulator, whose amino-acid sequence MISATSEHALRAIASIAAVTNPTSPETREPILARDLSSRAGVPLNYLSKILGTLSRAGILQASRGRGGGYRLVRSADQIPLIDVVELFDGVTARPDCFFGGGRKCSDDDPCTAHDAFKQVREQYIDFLESTTIADIAGPTYADGAPAGGLPPLIRQENAFS is encoded by the coding sequence ATGATTTCTGCAACGTCCGAGCATGCTCTTCGTGCCATAGCCAGCATTGCTGCCGTGACCAATCCCACCTCCCCGGAAACCAGGGAGCCGATTTTGGCTCGCGACCTTTCCTCGAGAGCTGGGGTGCCCCTCAACTACCTCTCGAAAATCTTAGGAACCCTGAGCAGGGCGGGCATCCTGCAAGCGAGTCGTGGACGGGGCGGCGGATACCGTCTCGTCCGGTCCGCCGACCAGATCCCCCTCATCGACGTCGTCGAGCTGTTTGACGGGGTCACAGCCCGGCCGGACTGCTTTTTCGGAGGGGGTCGTAAGTGCTCCGACGATGATCCCTGCACCGCGCATGATGCCTTTAAGCAGGTCCGGGAGCAGTACATAGATTTCCTTGAATCGACGACAATCGCCGATATCGCGGGCCCCACCTACGCGGACGGCGCGCCGGCCGGGGGGCTCCCTCCCTTGATCCGACAAGAAAATGCATTCTCTTGA
- a CDS encoding photosynthetic protein synthase I yields MRIFQRCLLERLVVAACMVALLGGSAAWGAEKYSPLGPLPDLKQPDSARVELGRYLFFDSRLSGDTALSCASCHLPTKGWTDGLPLSRAYPGSEYFRNAKTVLNAVHAEVLFWDGRLSSDPFETHVRDHLTESHFMNMDGRLMQERIKQIPEYVKMFKNAWNSEPSFGKIRNSIRDFEKTLVSRNVPFDRFMKGDKRALSAKAKRGLALFKGKAGCMRCHNGAYFSDGKPYNLGVPTNPDIVKNPLRHIGMRSFFLGMGVPGFEHLTEDVGYYTVSKVEADKGKFVTPTLRELSRTAPYMHNGMLKTLDEVIKFYGRGGGKSPNKTPLLKPLRLTASEKAALVEFLKSLSGDEVVVAVPELPKYEVIKNWLKVKN; encoded by the coding sequence ATGAGGATCTTCCAGAGGTGCCTGCTTGAGCGACTGGTTGTGGCCGCCTGCATGGTGGCACTGCTTGGCGGGAGCGCTGCCTGGGGGGCCGAGAAGTATTCTCCTCTCGGCCCGCTTCCAGACCTGAAACAACCTGATTCGGCGAGGGTTGAGCTGGGGCGGTATCTCTTCTTCGATTCGCGGCTCTCGGGTGACACCGCCCTCAGCTGCGCCAGCTGCCACTTGCCGACCAAAGGTTGGACCGACGGCCTCCCGCTATCCAGAGCGTACCCGGGTTCCGAATACTTCCGAAACGCCAAGACCGTCCTCAACGCCGTCCACGCCGAGGTCTTATTCTGGGATGGCCGTCTCTCCTCCGACCCGTTTGAAACGCACGTCAGGGACCACCTCACCGAGAGCCACTTCATGAACATGGACGGGCGCCTCATGCAGGAGCGGATCAAGCAGATCCCAGAATACGTCAAGATGTTCAAGAACGCTTGGAATTCGGAGCCGTCTTTCGGGAAAATCCGCAACTCAATCCGCGACTTTGAGAAGACCCTGGTCTCCCGGAACGTCCCCTTCGACAGGTTCATGAAGGGGGACAAAAGGGCGCTATCGGCCAAGGCCAAAAGAGGCTTGGCCCTATTCAAGGGCAAAGCAGGCTGCATGCGGTGCCACAACGGCGCTTATTTCTCCGACGGGAAGCCGTACAATCTTGGGGTTCCGACCAACCCCGACATCGTAAAAAACCCCTTGCGTCACATCGGTATGCGCTCCTTCTTTCTGGGTATGGGGGTTCCAGGGTTTGAACACCTAACAGAGGACGTGGGCTATTACACCGTCTCAAAGGTCGAGGCCGACAAGGGAAAGTTTGTGACCCCCACGCTCCGGGAATTATCCCGGACGGCGCCCTACATGCATAATGGGATGCTGAAGACCCTTGATGAGGTAATTAAGTTCTACGGCAGAGGTGGAGGAAAGAGTCCAAACAAGACGCCGTTGCTCAAACCACTTCGCCTCACCGCCAGCGAGAAGGCGGCTTTGGTGGAGTTTCTAAAGAGTCTCAGCGGGGATGAGGTTGTCGTCGCGGTTCCCGAGTTACCGAAATATGAGGTTATCAAAAACTGGCTCAAGGTAAAGAATTAA
- a CDS encoding arsenate reductase (azurin) large subunit — protein MSERKYKRQDKVPLPPPDAKVFTTACDYCIVACGYKVYRWPVGKEGGLKAKENALGVDFPVSPLSGKWVTPNMHNVVRADGRLHNVVVIPDGDSKVVNVGGTHSIRGGCIAQKVFNPETPTKDRLQRPLLRVGGKLTPVSWDTAFDIMAKVSKHVLDTQGVHAWAMKMFSYHYYENTFALTKLAFSYIETPAFAFHDNPSVAPDTPGFRDVGFDNFSASYEDWSLADVLYISGTDPYETKTVIFTHWILKGINTHNMKLIYALPRKTTGVAHAEATGGLHLWLIPGTDTVLHMAIARVILENGWEDKEWIAQFTNNKWGTDSGFGQGTRNTQWQWRTTWGKLETKGFKDYKEWILAQEESKLDVAEKITGVPRGDIVRAAEMMAKPRPDGSRPKTSIGIEKGNYWSNNYLNTASIGSLALLCGAGNRPGQMVSRFGGHQRGGRKGGRYPMEKSPEKYPGRRRKSLDLDRWVEAGNVRFCWCIGTTWVGSMTASQAMEETFKRSTVANPHQIRRKDAKHAVEVLKQRVDNGGMMLVFQDIYLRQPLGTKYADLVLPAATWGEEDFTRSNGERRIRLYSKFYDAPGESKPDWWIAAQFAKKMGSKGFNWKDSNEVFEESARFGRGSRTDYYPLVWLAKKKGMRAHELLRSMGTEGIQCPIRYEDGKLVGTKRLHDSTLKLPEGGPEGPTIWPKFLTAFKSQTGKANFIKSPWSLFSDFYEWFKPKGDELWITNGRINEIWQSGYDDMERRPYITERWPVNFMEIHPEDAEARGIESGDWVAAENDRVPVQVSGFYGVQPNDFTFTELMKAGHIKLTKARINAVALVTPAVRKGVAWMYFLDPKQPANSLVARVVDPLTNNYRFKLGMGRVRKTGESPYKRSLEEMSFARRDIA, from the coding sequence ATGTCGGAACGGAAATACAAACGGCAGGACAAGGTCCCCTTGCCACCGCCTGATGCGAAGGTGTTCACCACGGCCTGCGACTATTGCATTGTGGCGTGCGGGTATAAGGTCTACCGCTGGCCGGTGGGCAAGGAGGGGGGGCTCAAGGCCAAAGAAAACGCACTGGGCGTAGATTTTCCCGTCTCGCCGCTGAGCGGTAAGTGGGTTACCCCCAATATGCACAACGTGGTGAGGGCCGACGGACGCCTTCACAACGTTGTCGTCATTCCAGACGGCGATAGCAAGGTGGTCAATGTTGGCGGGACTCACAGCATCCGCGGGGGCTGTATCGCCCAAAAGGTCTTTAACCCCGAAACGCCAACTAAGGATCGCCTGCAGCGTCCTCTCCTTCGGGTGGGGGGGAAGCTGACGCCGGTTTCGTGGGATACTGCCTTTGACATTATGGCCAAGGTCTCTAAGCACGTACTCGACACGCAAGGCGTCCATGCCTGGGCCATGAAGATGTTTTCCTACCATTATTATGAGAACACTTTCGCCTTGACAAAGTTGGCCTTTAGTTACATTGAAACACCGGCCTTTGCCTTTCACGACAATCCATCCGTGGCGCCCGACACCCCGGGGTTCCGGGATGTTGGATTTGACAACTTCTCAGCTTCATACGAAGACTGGTCCCTCGCCGACGTCCTCTACATCTCAGGGACCGATCCTTATGAGACCAAAACGGTCATCTTCACCCATTGGATTCTTAAAGGAATTAACACGCACAATATGAAATTGATCTACGCCCTCCCGCGCAAGACGACGGGCGTGGCTCATGCCGAGGCCACGGGGGGACTGCACCTATGGCTTATTCCCGGAACTGATACCGTGCTTCACATGGCCATAGCCCGGGTCATCTTGGAGAACGGATGGGAAGATAAGGAGTGGATTGCCCAGTTCACTAATAATAAGTGGGGCACCGACTCCGGCTTTGGCCAGGGCACCCGGAACACACAGTGGCAGTGGCGAACCACGTGGGGCAAGCTCGAGACCAAGGGCTTTAAGGACTACAAGGAGTGGATCCTGGCCCAGGAGGAGTCGAAGCTCGATGTCGCGGAGAAAATCACTGGGGTCCCCAGAGGCGACATCGTCCGGGCGGCGGAGATGATGGCCAAGCCGCGGCCAGACGGGTCGCGCCCTAAGACCTCGATCGGAATCGAGAAGGGCAACTACTGGTCCAACAACTACCTAAACACCGCCTCGATCGGCTCCTTGGCATTGCTTTGCGGGGCGGGCAACAGGCCGGGCCAGATGGTCTCACGTTTCGGCGGCCACCAGAGGGGAGGCCGTAAAGGGGGCCGCTATCCCATGGAGAAGTCGCCGGAGAAGTACCCGGGCCGCCGCCGGAAATCTCTCGACCTCGACAGGTGGGTCGAGGCGGGCAATGTGCGGTTCTGCTGGTGCATTGGCACTACATGGGTTGGCTCCATGACGGCCTCTCAGGCCATGGAGGAGACTTTCAAACGCAGCACTGTTGCCAATCCGCATCAAATCAGGCGGAAAGATGCAAAGCATGCCGTTGAGGTTCTCAAGCAGCGTGTCGACAACGGCGGGATGATGCTCGTTTTCCAGGATATCTATCTACGCCAGCCGCTGGGTACGAAGTATGCAGACCTGGTGCTGCCAGCGGCTACGTGGGGAGAAGAGGACTTCACCCGGTCCAACGGCGAGAGGAGAATTCGCCTTTATTCCAAGTTCTACGATGCGCCGGGGGAGTCGAAGCCTGATTGGTGGATTGCGGCCCAGTTTGCCAAGAAGATGGGCTCTAAGGGATTCAACTGGAAGGACTCCAACGAAGTCTTCGAGGAATCGGCCCGCTTCGGGCGCGGCTCCCGCACGGACTATTACCCCCTGGTCTGGCTCGCTAAAAAGAAGGGGATGAGGGCCCATGAGCTGCTTAGGAGCATGGGGACTGAAGGTATCCAATGCCCTATCAGGTACGAAGACGGAAAGCTCGTTGGCACGAAGCGACTCCACGACTCCACCCTGAAACTGCCCGAGGGCGGGCCCGAGGGGCCCACAATCTGGCCCAAGTTCCTCACAGCCTTCAAATCCCAAACGGGCAAGGCCAATTTCATCAAGTCTCCCTGGAGTCTCTTTTCCGACTTTTACGAGTGGTTTAAGCCGAAGGGCGATGAGCTATGGATCACCAACGGCCGCATCAACGAGATTTGGCAGTCGGGTTACGACGATATGGAGCGGCGGCCATACATCACCGAGCGATGGCCGGTCAACTTCATGGAAATCCACCCGGAGGACGCCGAGGCCCGGGGCATCGAAAGCGGGGATTGGGTGGCTGCCGAAAACGATCGCGTTCCGGTCCAAGTCAGCGGGTTCTACGGCGTCCAACCCAACGACTTCACCTTTACGGAGCTGATGAAGGCAGGCCACATAAAGCTGACCAAGGCCAGGATTAACGCCGTGGCCTTAGTCACCCCAGCGGTCCGCAAGGGCGTGGCATGGATGTACTTCCTCGACCCCAAGCAGCCGGCCAACAGTTTAGTTGCGCGGGTGGTCGACCCCCTTACGAACAACTATCGCTTCAAGCTTGGGATGGGCCGGGTTCGAAAGACCGGCGAGTCACCCTACAAGCGGTCGTTGGAGGAAATGTCCTTTGCGCGCCGGGATATTGCATAA
- a CDS encoding dehydrogenase, with the protein MPNVRNWQIGRDMPYPYEEVRPKKQFAGVFDINKCIACQTCTLACKTTWTSGKGQEYMLWNNVETKPYGSHPLGWDVRILNELGPQEWDGDKYKGRTIFEAAPPGEQVLGWKPEDLDYAHPNVGEDDSVGKVEKGLHLHAPHMNWFFYLAKTCMHCTYPACLASCPRQSIYKRPEDGIVLIDQDRCRGYRECVKGCPYKKAYYNPMTGTSEKCIGCYPKHDVSGPKEAPQCFVTCIGKIRCAGWISRPEKAREDNPIDYLVHFRKVALPLYPQFGLEPNMYYIPPIHVPKPFLRQMFGPGVDHAIETYRKIPDDKDLAGLLTLFGSTPLVFPRWRRKGDTVFGLDEDGSEIVRVPITEPVHIRVAFDATHGVVRTNIP; encoded by the coding sequence ATGCCGAACGTTCGTAATTGGCAGATCGGGCGGGATATGCCCTATCCCTATGAGGAGGTGCGGCCAAAGAAGCAGTTCGCAGGGGTTTTTGACATCAACAAGTGCATTGCCTGCCAGACCTGTACCCTCGCCTGCAAGACCACCTGGACGTCGGGAAAGGGCCAGGAGTACATGCTCTGGAACAACGTGGAGACGAAACCATACGGCTCTCATCCATTAGGGTGGGACGTGCGAATCCTAAACGAGCTCGGCCCCCAAGAGTGGGACGGCGACAAGTACAAGGGGCGCACCATTTTCGAGGCGGCTCCTCCCGGAGAGCAGGTGCTCGGTTGGAAACCTGAGGATCTGGATTACGCCCACCCGAACGTCGGCGAAGACGACTCCGTCGGCAAGGTCGAGAAGGGGCTACACCTTCACGCGCCCCACATGAACTGGTTCTTCTACCTGGCCAAAACGTGCATGCATTGCACCTACCCCGCTTGCCTCGCCTCCTGCCCGCGCCAATCGATCTACAAGCGGCCCGAGGACGGCATCGTCTTGATAGACCAGGACCGTTGTCGAGGCTACCGAGAGTGCGTGAAGGGCTGCCCGTACAAGAAGGCCTACTACAACCCGATGACGGGGACCTCCGAGAAGTGCATTGGCTGCTATCCCAAGCACGATGTGAGTGGGCCAAAGGAGGCGCCGCAGTGCTTCGTCACCTGCATCGGGAAGATTCGGTGTGCCGGCTGGATCTCGCGGCCGGAGAAGGCTCGGGAAGACAACCCCATCGACTACCTCGTCCACTTCCGCAAGGTCGCACTTCCGCTTTACCCCCAGTTCGGTCTCGAGCCGAACATGTACTACATCCCCCCGATTCACGTTCCCAAGCCCTTCTTGCGCCAGATGTTCGGCCCGGGAGTTGACCACGCCATCGAAACCTACCGTAAGATACCCGACGACAAAGACCTGGCCGGCCTGCTGACGCTCTTCGGCTCCACTCCCCTGGTTTTCCCGCGGTGGAGGCGGAAGGGGGACACGGTCTTCGGGCTCGACGAGGACGGCAGCGAGATCGTGCGGGTGCCGATCACCGAGCCGGTCCACATCCGGGTCGCCTTTGATGCGACCCACGGTGTGGTGCGGACTAATATCCCATGA
- a CDS encoding molybdopterin-dependent oxidoreductase — MRRGMTRREFLQWASAAGFGAFVASATDAWGLDTIKNPLAHYPNRGWEKTYRDIWDYDSLFTFLCAPNDTHNCILNAYVRSGVMTRIGPTMGYGKATDLYGNQASHRWDPRVCQKGLALTRRFYGDRRVRHPMVRAGFKRWVEAGFPRGEDGQPPADYFQRGRDEWVRASHDEAAAMVASTLKNIAETYSGEKGASLLHAQGYDEDMIAAMKGAGTQALKFRGGMPLLGMTRILGMYRMANSLALLDAKIRGVGQDKALGGRGFDNYSWHTDLPPGHPMVTGQQTVEFDLSAVEHAKTAIVWGMNWISTKMPDAHWLTEARLKGTKIVVIACEYSSTASKGDEVIIVRPGTTPALALGLAGVLIREKRYDADYVKKWTDLPVLVRMDTLKYLRAEEVFGGGPAPLRNQTRVLRKGEKAPPPGVQREQLIPEDLRNEWGDYVWWDRRTKAPKLLTRDEVGKKSGVGDPLLEGSVRVTLKDGSEVRCRPVFDLVREYVEHFDPKTVEDLTWAPATAVTSLARQIAKEPGTTLFAMGMGPNQFFNNDNKDRAVFLLAALTGNVGKISGNVGSYAGNYRVALFNGLPQYVGENPFDIELDPSKPARPKKFWKAESAHYWNHEDKPLRVGKRLLTGATHMPTPTKSLWFANANSILGNVKHHYNVVVNVLPKMEMISVQDWWWTASCEWADVVFAADSWAELKHPDMTASVTNPFLTVFPRTPLPRVFDTIGDIEILALVGRKMAELTGDNRFDDHWHFVREGRTDVYLQRILDHSSNTKGYRFTELEEKAKKGIPTLMMNRTYPKAVGYEQAEESRPWYTKTGRLEFYREEDEFIEAGENLPVHREPIDSTFYEPNVIVSAPCEALRPAGPEDYGVSPDDLSSETRQGRNVVKSWAEMSRSHHPLAKDGYKFIFHTPKFRHGAHTMPVDTDMVAMLFGPFGDIYRHDKRMPFVAEGYVDMNPDDAKDLGVEDGDYVWVDADPSDRPFRGWQKNKRDYEFSRLLCRARYYPGTPRGVTRMWFNMYGTTPGSREGHKTRPDGLAKNPKTNYQAMFRSGSHQSATRGWLKPTLMTDSLVRKGVLGQVIGKGFVPDVHCPTGAPREAFVKITKAEPGGIGGEGLWRPAKLGYRPRYESKKMKKYIKGAFIKQGKGEGGKS; from the coding sequence ATGAGGAGAGGGATGACCCGACGGGAGTTTCTTCAGTGGGCTAGCGCTGCCGGCTTCGGTGCCTTCGTCGCCTCTGCCACCGACGCCTGGGGCCTTGATACGATTAAGAACCCCTTGGCGCACTATCCGAACCGCGGCTGGGAGAAGACGTATCGCGACATCTGGGACTACGACTCGCTCTTCACCTTCCTCTGCGCGCCCAACGATACGCATAACTGCATTCTAAACGCCTATGTTCGCTCTGGCGTGATGACCCGGATAGGCCCGACAATGGGCTACGGTAAAGCGACCGACCTTTACGGCAACCAGGCGAGCCACCGTTGGGACCCTCGGGTATGCCAGAAGGGGCTTGCGCTGACGCGTCGCTTCTACGGCGACCGGCGCGTGCGACACCCAATGGTCCGCGCGGGCTTCAAGCGGTGGGTGGAGGCAGGTTTCCCGCGTGGTGAGGACGGCCAGCCGCCGGCCGATTATTTCCAGCGCGGACGTGACGAGTGGGTGCGCGCCTCCCACGACGAGGCTGCGGCCATGGTCGCCTCGACCCTGAAGAACATTGCAGAGACCTACAGCGGCGAGAAGGGCGCAAGTCTGCTTCACGCCCAGGGCTATGACGAAGATATGATCGCCGCCATGAAGGGGGCCGGCACCCAGGCGCTCAAGTTCCGTGGCGGGATGCCGCTTCTTGGGATGACGCGCATCTTAGGCATGTATCGCATGGCCAACTCTTTGGCGTTGCTCGATGCCAAAATCAGGGGCGTCGGCCAGGATAAGGCTCTCGGCGGCCGTGGCTTCGATAACTACTCCTGGCACACAGACCTTCCCCCCGGACACCCAATGGTGACCGGCCAGCAGACGGTCGAGTTTGACCTAAGCGCCGTCGAGCACGCCAAGACCGCCATTGTTTGGGGCATGAACTGGATTAGCACCAAGATGCCAGACGCCCACTGGCTGACCGAGGCGCGCCTCAAGGGGACGAAGATCGTTGTAATCGCCTGTGAGTACTCCTCCACGGCGAGCAAGGGTGACGAGGTGATAATCGTTCGTCCCGGCACGACGCCGGCGCTGGCCCTCGGACTGGCTGGCGTGCTCATACGGGAGAAACGCTACGACGCGGATTACGTCAAGAAATGGACCGACCTGCCGGTGCTGGTGCGCATGGACACTCTCAAGTACCTCCGGGCCGAGGAGGTCTTCGGCGGCGGTCCCGCACCGCTAAGGAATCAAACACGGGTCTTGCGCAAAGGTGAGAAGGCTCCTCCGCCCGGCGTTCAGCGTGAGCAGCTCATCCCCGAAGACCTCCGCAACGAGTGGGGCGACTACGTCTGGTGGGACCGCCGAACGAAAGCCCCGAAGCTCCTCACTCGAGATGAGGTTGGCAAAAAATCAGGGGTAGGCGACCCGCTCCTTGAGGGCTCCGTCAGGGTCACTCTAAAAGATGGATCGGAGGTCCGCTGCCGCCCGGTGTTCGACCTTGTGCGAGAGTATGTTGAGCATTTCGACCCCAAGACGGTGGAGGACCTCACCTGGGCCCCGGCGACGGCGGTCACATCCCTCGCCCGGCAGATTGCCAAGGAGCCCGGGACCACCCTCTTTGCGATGGGGATGGGCCCGAACCAGTTCTTTAACAACGATAATAAGGACCGCGCCGTCTTTCTCCTGGCGGCGCTGACCGGCAATGTCGGCAAGATTTCCGGAAACGTTGGCTCCTACGCGGGCAACTACCGCGTGGCCCTCTTCAACGGCCTGCCCCAGTACGTCGGCGAGAACCCCTTCGATATCGAGCTCGATCCCTCAAAGCCGGCCCGGCCCAAGAAGTTCTGGAAAGCTGAGTCAGCCCACTACTGGAACCACGAGGACAAGCCACTCCGGGTGGGCAAGCGCCTGCTGACCGGCGCCACGCACATGCCCACACCGACCAAGTCCCTCTGGTTCGCCAATGCGAACTCCATCCTCGGCAACGTCAAGCACCACTACAACGTCGTAGTCAACGTGTTACCTAAGATGGAGATGATTTCGGTTCAGGATTGGTGGTGGACGGCCTCATGCGAGTGGGCCGACGTCGTATTCGCGGCGGACTCCTGGGCGGAGCTCAAGCATCCCGACATGACCGCCTCGGTGACGAATCCATTCCTTACGGTCTTTCCGCGCACGCCTCTGCCGCGCGTTTTCGACACCATTGGGGACATTGAGATCTTGGCTCTCGTTGGCCGCAAGATGGCCGAGCTGACGGGGGACAATCGCTTCGACGACCACTGGCACTTCGTACGTGAGGGGCGGACCGACGTCTATCTCCAGCGGATTCTCGACCACTCCTCCAACACGAAGGGCTACCGGTTCACGGAGCTCGAGGAGAAGGCAAAGAAGGGGATACCCACCTTGATGATGAACCGGACCTACCCAAAGGCGGTGGGCTACGAACAGGCCGAGGAGTCGAGGCCCTGGTACACCAAGACCGGACGCCTCGAGTTTTACCGCGAAGAGGACGAGTTCATCGAGGCGGGCGAGAATCTGCCGGTCCACCGCGAGCCGATCGACTCCACCTTCTACGAGCCGAACGTCATTGTCTCCGCGCCGTGTGAGGCCCTCCGGCCGGCCGGCCCGGAGGACTACGGGGTCTCTCCCGACGACCTCTCGAGCGAGACGCGCCAGGGGCGAAACGTAGTGAAATCCTGGGCCGAAATGAGCCGCTCGCACCATCCGCTGGCCAAGGACGGCTATAAGTTCATCTTCCACACGCCCAAGTTTCGCCACGGCGCCCACACCATGCCTGTCGATACCGACATGGTCGCCATGCTCTTCGGCCCCTTCGGCGACATCTATCGCCACGATAAGCGAATGCCATTTGTGGCTGAGGGTTACGTTGACATGAACCCGGACGACGCCAAGGACTTGGGGGTTGAGGACGGCGATTACGTCTGGGTTGACGCCGACCCGAGCGACAGACCGTTCAGGGGTTGGCAGAAGAACAAGCGAGATTATGAGTTCTCGCGCCTGCTTTGCCGGGCCCGCTACTATCCCGGCACGCCGCGCGGGGTCACGCGCATGTGGTTCAACATGTACGGGACTACCCCGGGCTCGAGGGAGGGGCACAAGACCCGGCCCGACGGGCTGGCGAAAAACCCGAAGACCAACTACCAGGCGATGTTCCGCTCGGGCTCACACCAGTCGGCCACTCGAGGGTGGCTGAAGCCCACTTTGATGACCGACTCGCTGGTGCGCAAGGGTGTCTTGGGCCAGGTCATCGGTAAGGGGTTCGTCCCCGACGTTCACTGTCCCACCGGCGCCCCGCGCGAGGCGTTTGTGAAAATCACCAAGGCCGAGCCGGGTGGCATCGGCGGAGAGGGCCTGTGGCGTCCCGCGAAGCTCGGCTATCGCCCTCGCTACGAAAGCAAGAAGATGAAGAAATACATCAAGGGGGCATTCATTAAGCAAGGCAAGGGCGAGGGAGGTAAAAGCTAA